The Vicia villosa cultivar HV-30 ecotype Madison, WI linkage group LG1, Vvil1.0, whole genome shotgun sequence genome includes a region encoding these proteins:
- the LOC131643595 gene encoding pentatricopeptide repeat-containing protein At5g52850, chloroplastic, translating into MQILCSKTATHTFSLYRFQETCLRVLSFCNSNSLKEGVCIHSPIIKLGLQHDMYLNNNLLSLYSKCFGVHHARHLFDEMPYRDVVSWTTVLSSHTKNKYHFDALELFEVMLGLGEYPNEFTLSSALRSCLALGEFDCGLQIHSSVVKLGLEMNPFLGTSLIEFYTKSCCSSVEAYKLLSLVKNGGDVVSWTTMISSLVETGKWGEAFEIYVKMIEAGVYPNEFTFVKLLGAVSSFRGLAYGKMLHAQLIVFGAEMNLVLKTAVVDMYSKCREMEDVIKVSNLTPEYDVCLWTTIISGFNQNLQIREAVTAFLDMESSGIRPNNFTYSSLLNGSSSILSLHLGEQFHSRVIIIGLEDDLYVGNALVDMYMKCSCSTTNAVKAFRGIASPNVISWTSLIAGFAENGLEEESFQLFADMQAAGVQPNSFTLTTILGACSKMRSVAPTMMLHGHIIKAKADIDIAVGNALVDAYAGGGMMDEAWSVIGMMERRDPITYTCLSVRLNQKGDHGMALNVFIHMCNDGIKMDEFSLASFLSAAAGLGTMEAGKQIHCYSVKSGFQRYNSVSNSLVHLYSKCGSVHDAHRAFEDMNEPDAFSWNGLISGLASNGYITHALSAFDDMRLAGVKPDAITLLSLISACSHGGLLDLGLEYFYSMENVYHIRPKLDHFVCLVDLLGRGGRLEEAMGVIETMPFKPDSLICKTLLNACSLHGNVALGEDMARRCLELDSSDPAIYLLLANIYDNAGLSDFGEKTRRLMRERGLRRSPGQCWMEIRSRVHHFSAGEKIDDEINEKLEFLTTEFRNRGYQYQENEDKLYHSEQLAVAYGILNVPTIAPIRIYKNSLICPHCHTFIMLSTKVVGREIIVRDRKRFHSFKDGQCSCRGHP; encoded by the coding sequence ATGCAAATCCTATGTAGCAAAACTGCTACTCATACTTTTTCTCTATACCGCTTCCAAGAAACTTGTTTGCGAGTTCTCTCATTCTGCAACTCAAACTCCCTCAAAGAAGGAGTATGCATTCATAGCCCCATAATCAAGCTGGGTCTTCAACATGACATGTATTTAAACAACAATTTGTTATCTCTGTATTCGAAATGCTTTGGAGTTCATCATGCACGCCATTTGTTCGATGAAATGCCTTACAGAGATGTTGTATCATGGACCACTGTTCTGTCTTCTCATACCAAGAATAAGTATCATTTTGATGCCCTTGAGTTGTTTGAAGTGATGTTAGGTTTGGGTGAGTACCCGAATGAGTTTACATTGTCTAGTGCTTTAAGATCGTGTTTGGCTTTAGGGGAGTTTGATTGTGGGTTGCAAATTCATTCATCAGTTGTGAAGCTTGGGTTAGAGATGAATCCTTTTCTTGGAACTTCTTTGATTGAGTTTTATACTAAAAGTTGTTGTAGTAGTGTTGAAGCGTATAAATTGCTTTCGTTGGTGAAGAATGGTGGTGATGTTGTGTCTTGGACAACGATGATTTCTTCTTTAGTGGAAACTGGTAAATGGGGTGAAGCGTTTGAAATCTATGTCAAAATGATTGAAGCAGGTGTTTACCCGAATGAGTTCACGTTTGTTAAACTCTTAGGTGCGGTGTCTTCTTTTCGTGGCTTGGCGTATGGGAAAATGTTGCATGCACAGCTTATTGTATTTGGTGCTGAAATGAATTTGGTGTTAAAAACAGCTGTTGTTGATATGTATTCAAAATGCAGAGAGATGGAAGATGTTATTAAGGTCTCCAATTTGACACCTGAATATGATGTGTGCTTATGGACCACCATTATCTCTGGATTTAATCAAAATTTGCAGATTAGAGAGGCTGTCACGGCATTTCTCGATATGGAATCATCTGGCATCAGACCAAATAATTTTACGTATTCTAGTTTATTAAACGGTAGCTCCTCAATTTTATCATTGCACCTAGGGGAACAATTTCATTCACGGGTTATCATAATTGGACTTGAGGATGATCTTTATGTAGGAAATGCACTGGTTGATATGTACATGAAATGCTCCTGCAGCACTACAAATGCTGTGAAAGCTTTTAGAGGGATAGCATCACCAAATGTTATCTCTTGGACTTCTTTGATTGCTGGTTTTGCAGAAAATGGATTAGAAGAAGAATCTTTTCAGTTGTTTGCTGATATGCAAGCAGCAGGAGTACAACCGAATTCCTTTACACTGACTACCATTCTCGGAGCTTGCAGCAAAATGAGGTCTGTTGCTCCAACAATGATGCTCCATGGACATATAATAAAAGCTAAAGCAGATATAGATATAGCTGTTGGGAATGCTCTTGTAGATGCATATGCTGGAGGGGGGATGATGGACGAGGCATGGTCTGTAATTGGTATGATGGAACGAAGAGATCCCATCACATACACATGTTTATCTGTAAGACTAAACCAGAAGGGGGACCATGGAATGGCATTAAACGTTTTCATTCACATGTGCAATGACGGGATTAAGATGGATGAATTCAGTTTGGCAAGTTTTTTATCAGCTGCAGCTGGTTTAGGCACAATGGAAGCTGGAAAGCAGATTCATTGTTATTCAGTCAAATCAGGCTTCCAGAGATATAACTCAGTTTCAAACAGCTTAGTTCACTTGTACAGCAAATGTGGTAGTGTGCATGATGCCCATAGAGCTTTCGAAGATATGAATGAGCCAGATGCATTTTCATGGAATGGTTTGATATCTGGATTGGCATCAAATGGATATATAACCCATGCTCTCTCTGCTTTTGATGACATGAGGTTAGCAGGAGTTAAACCTGATGCTATTACGCTCTTATCACTGATTTCTGCTTGCAGCCATGGTGGTTTATTAGACCTGGGTCTTGAGTATTTCTATTCAATGGAAAATGTATACCATATAAGACCAAAATTGGATCACTTTGTGTGTTTAGTTGATCTCCTTGGTAGAGGTGGCCGTCTAGAGGAAGCTATGGGAGTTATTGAAACAATGCCGTTCAAGCCAGACTCTTTGATTTGTAAAACTTTATTAAATGCTTGCAGTTTACATGGAAATGTTGCTCTAGGAGAAGATATGGcaaggagatgtcttgagcttgATTCATCTGATCCTGCAATATATTTGCTTCTTGCAAACATATACGACAACGCTGGACTCTCTGATTTTGGAGAGAAGACACGTCGGTTGATGAGAGAAAGAGGTTTAAGGAGAAGTCCTGGGCAGTGCTGGATGGAGATAAGAAGCAGAGTTCATCACTTCTCGGCAGGAGAGAAGATTGATGATGAGATTAATGAAAAGCTGGAGTTTCTTACAACTGAATTTAGGAATAGAGGGTATCAATACCAAGAGAATGAAGATAAGTTATACCACTCAGAGCAATTGGCAGTTGCATATGGTATTCTTAATGTACCAACCATAGCTCCAATACGTATATATAAGAATTCACTGATCTGCCCTCACTGCCATACTTTTATAATGCTTTCCACCAAAGTGGTTGGTAGGGAGATAATTGTGAGGGATAGGAAACGTTTCCATTCCTTTAAGGATGGCCAGTGTTCTTGCAGAGGTCATCCCTGA
- the LOC131643596 gene encoding SPX domain-containing membrane protein At4g22990-like isoform X2, which translates to MVAFGKRLKERQVQEWQEYYINYKLMKKRVKHYAQQIEQGTQDRRHVLKDFSRMLDNQIEKTVLFLLEQQGLLASRIANLGEQQDAAQQAQEPEIRKMSQLREAYTAVGQDLLKLLYFVEINAVGLRKILKKFDKRFGYRFTDYYVKTRANHPYSQLQQVFKHVGLGAVVGALSRNLHDLQDRQGSYLSIYDQPTLPLQDPVIDSVKAAVDRLTHSTNFLNFLGQHALIMQEELPAPADENVDERYHFTSLLLNLVNTFLYMVNTYIIVPTADDYSMHLGAAPTVCGIVIGAMAVAQLFSSVYFSAWSNKSYFRPLVFSSIVLFLGNTMYALAYDFNSIWILLIGRLCCGFGSARAVNRRYISDCVPLKIRMQASAGFVSASALGMACGPALAGLLQTNFKIYNLTFNQDTLPGWVMTIAWLMYSIWLWISFVEPSREFDEDHTTEKSEKTNADGDALEKGLQQPLLITSEDKVDDNADQDNDDSEEAPEESRRPAASIGSAYRLLTPSVKVQLLIYFMLKYVMEILLAESSVITTYYFKWSTGTVAIFLAGLGLTVLPINVIVGSYISNLFDDRQILLASEIMVLIGIVSAFHVIVPYSQLQYICSGLLMFVSAEVLEGINLSLLSRVMSSRLSRGTYNGGLLSTEAGTIARVIADATITLAGYLGVGRLLNITLVPSLFICIISIIATCYTYNSLY; encoded by the exons ATGGTTGCTTTTGGGAAAAGATTGAAAGAAAGACAAGTTCAAGAATGGCAAGA ATATTACATAAATTACAAACTAATGAAGAAACGAGTAAAGCATTACGCTCAACAAATCGAACAAGGAACACAAGATCGGCGGCATGTACTCAAGGATTTCTCGAGAATGCTAGATAATCAG ATTGAGAAAACTGTCCTTTTCCTATTGGAACAACAAGGGCTCTTGGCAAGCAGAATAGCAAATCTTGGAGAGCAACAGGATGCTGCTCAACAAGCACAAGAACCTGAAATAAGAAAAATGTCTCAACTGCGAGAAGCTTATACAGCAGTTGGACAAGATCTATTAAAGCTTCTCTATTTCGTAGAGATAAATGCTGTTGGTTTGCGAAAGATCTTGAAGAAGTTTGACAAACGCTTTGGCTATAGATTTACTGATTATTATGTTAAAACTCGTGCAAATCATCCTTACTCTCAGCTGCAGCAAGTGTTCAAGCATGTG GGGTTAGGAGCTGTTGTAGGAGCCTTATCTCGTAACCTTCATGATCTTCAAGATCGTCAAGGAAGCTACTTATCAATTTATGATCAGCCAACTCTTCCCCTTCAG GACCCTGTCATCGATTCGGTAAAAGCAGCTGTGGATAGGTTAACTCACTCAACCAATTTCCTTAACTTTTTGGGGCAACATGCACTCATTATGCAAGAAGAGCTGCCTGCACCTGCTGATGAGAATGTTGATGAGAGATACCATTTTACATCTCTTCTTCTAAACTTGGTTAACACATTTTTATATATGGTCAATACATATATCATTGTCCCTACAGCGGATGATTACTCAATGCACCTTGGGGCTGCACCAACAGTCTGTGGTATTGTGATTGGTGCAATGGCCGTTGCTCAGCTGTTTTCCTCGGTATATTTCAGTGCATGGTCAAATAAATCATACTTCAGGCCTCTTGTATTCAGTAGCATAGTTCTTTTTCTCGGGAATACCATGTATGCCTTAGCGTATGATTTTAATTCAATATGGATTCTCCTAATTGGCCGTCTTTGCTGTGG ATTTGGTTCTGCCAGAGCAGTAAACCGGCGCTATATCAGTGACTGCGTGCCTTTGAAAATCCGCATGCAAGCATCAGCAGGTTTTGTTAGTGCCAGCGCTCTTGGAATGGCCTGTGGTCCTGCATTAGCTGGCTTACTGCAGACGAATTTTAAGATTTACAATCTTACATTTAATCAAGATACTTTGCCAGGGTGGGTTATGACTATTGCTTGGCTTATGTATTCAATATGGTTGTGGATCTCTTTTGTGGAACCTTCTCGTGAATTTGATGAGGACCATACAACAGAGAAATCTGAGAAAACTAATGCTG ATGGCGATGCACTTGAAAAGGGCCTACAGCAACCATTGCTGATTACTTCGGAAGATAAGGTAGATGACAATGCTGATCAGGATAATGATGATAGCGAGGAAGCTCCAGAGGAATCTCGTCGGCCAGCCGCTTCAATTGGTTCTGCATATAGACTCCTTACACCTTCTGTAAAG GTTCAGCTATTAATATATTTCATGCTCAAATATGTAATGGAGATTTTACTAGCAGAATCTAGTGTCATCACAACATACTACTTTAAGTGGTCAACAGGCACAGTTGCCATTTTTCTTGCTGGCCTTGGTTTGACCGTTCTTCCTATAAATGTTATTGTTGGAAGCTATATAAGCAACCTGTTTGACGACAG GCAAATTCTGTTGGCATCAGAAATCATGGTTTTAATTGGCATAGTCTCGGCCTTTCATGTAATCGTTCCATACTCTCAGCTACAGTATATCTGTTCAGGTCTTCTCATGTTTGTTTCTGCTGAAGTGCTTGAAG GCATCAACTTGTCACTGCTTTCACGAGTAATGTCATCGAGGCTTTCTCGAGGAACATATAATGGAGGTCTTCTATCTACAGAGGCTGGAACAATTGCAAGAGTGATTGCTGATGCAACTATTACCCTTGCCGGCTATTTGGGTGTGGGCAGATTACTAAATATCACCCTAGTTCCTTCTCTCTTCATTTGCATAATTTCCATCATTGCAACCTGCTATACCTACAACTCTTTATATTGA
- the LOC131643596 gene encoding SPX domain-containing membrane protein At4g22990-like isoform X1: protein MVAFGKRLKERQVQEWQEYYINYKLMKKRVKHYAQQIEQGTQDRRHVLKDFSRMLDNQIEKTVLFLLEQQGLLASRIANLGEQQDAAQQAQEPEIRKMSQLREAYTAVGQDLLKLLYFVEINAVGLRKILKKFDKRFGYRFTDYYVKTRANHPYSQLQQVFKHVGLGAVVGALSRNLHDLQDRQGSYLSIYDQPTLPLQDPVIDSVKAAVDRLTHSTNFLNFLGQHALIMQEELPAPADENVDERYHFTSLLLNLVNTFLYMVNTYIIVPTADDYSMHLGAAPTVCGIVIGAMAVAQLFSSVYFSAWSNKSYFRPLVFSSIVLFLGNTMYALAYDFNSIWILLIGRLCCGFGSARAVNRRYISDCVPLKIRMQASAGFVSASALGMACGPALAGLLQTNFKIYNLTFNQDTLPGWVMTIAWLMYSIWLWISFVEPSREFDEDHTTEKSEKTNAVDGDALEKGLQQPLLITSEDKVDDNADQDNDDSEEAPEESRRPAASIGSAYRLLTPSVKVQLLIYFMLKYVMEILLAESSVITTYYFKWSTGTVAIFLAGLGLTVLPINVIVGSYISNLFDDRQILLASEIMVLIGIVSAFHVIVPYSQLQYICSGLLMFVSAEVLEGINLSLLSRVMSSRLSRGTYNGGLLSTEAGTIARVIADATITLAGYLGVGRLLNITLVPSLFICIISIIATCYTYNSLY, encoded by the exons ATGGTTGCTTTTGGGAAAAGATTGAAAGAAAGACAAGTTCAAGAATGGCAAGA ATATTACATAAATTACAAACTAATGAAGAAACGAGTAAAGCATTACGCTCAACAAATCGAACAAGGAACACAAGATCGGCGGCATGTACTCAAGGATTTCTCGAGAATGCTAGATAATCAG ATTGAGAAAACTGTCCTTTTCCTATTGGAACAACAAGGGCTCTTGGCAAGCAGAATAGCAAATCTTGGAGAGCAACAGGATGCTGCTCAACAAGCACAAGAACCTGAAATAAGAAAAATGTCTCAACTGCGAGAAGCTTATACAGCAGTTGGACAAGATCTATTAAAGCTTCTCTATTTCGTAGAGATAAATGCTGTTGGTTTGCGAAAGATCTTGAAGAAGTTTGACAAACGCTTTGGCTATAGATTTACTGATTATTATGTTAAAACTCGTGCAAATCATCCTTACTCTCAGCTGCAGCAAGTGTTCAAGCATGTG GGGTTAGGAGCTGTTGTAGGAGCCTTATCTCGTAACCTTCATGATCTTCAAGATCGTCAAGGAAGCTACTTATCAATTTATGATCAGCCAACTCTTCCCCTTCAG GACCCTGTCATCGATTCGGTAAAAGCAGCTGTGGATAGGTTAACTCACTCAACCAATTTCCTTAACTTTTTGGGGCAACATGCACTCATTATGCAAGAAGAGCTGCCTGCACCTGCTGATGAGAATGTTGATGAGAGATACCATTTTACATCTCTTCTTCTAAACTTGGTTAACACATTTTTATATATGGTCAATACATATATCATTGTCCCTACAGCGGATGATTACTCAATGCACCTTGGGGCTGCACCAACAGTCTGTGGTATTGTGATTGGTGCAATGGCCGTTGCTCAGCTGTTTTCCTCGGTATATTTCAGTGCATGGTCAAATAAATCATACTTCAGGCCTCTTGTATTCAGTAGCATAGTTCTTTTTCTCGGGAATACCATGTATGCCTTAGCGTATGATTTTAATTCAATATGGATTCTCCTAATTGGCCGTCTTTGCTGTGG ATTTGGTTCTGCCAGAGCAGTAAACCGGCGCTATATCAGTGACTGCGTGCCTTTGAAAATCCGCATGCAAGCATCAGCAGGTTTTGTTAGTGCCAGCGCTCTTGGAATGGCCTGTGGTCCTGCATTAGCTGGCTTACTGCAGACGAATTTTAAGATTTACAATCTTACATTTAATCAAGATACTTTGCCAGGGTGGGTTATGACTATTGCTTGGCTTATGTATTCAATATGGTTGTGGATCTCTTTTGTGGAACCTTCTCGTGAATTTGATGAGGACCATACAACAGAGAAATCTGAGAAAACTAATGCTG TAGATGGCGATGCACTTGAAAAGGGCCTACAGCAACCATTGCTGATTACTTCGGAAGATAAGGTAGATGACAATGCTGATCAGGATAATGATGATAGCGAGGAAGCTCCAGAGGAATCTCGTCGGCCAGCCGCTTCAATTGGTTCTGCATATAGACTCCTTACACCTTCTGTAAAG GTTCAGCTATTAATATATTTCATGCTCAAATATGTAATGGAGATTTTACTAGCAGAATCTAGTGTCATCACAACATACTACTTTAAGTGGTCAACAGGCACAGTTGCCATTTTTCTTGCTGGCCTTGGTTTGACCGTTCTTCCTATAAATGTTATTGTTGGAAGCTATATAAGCAACCTGTTTGACGACAG GCAAATTCTGTTGGCATCAGAAATCATGGTTTTAATTGGCATAGTCTCGGCCTTTCATGTAATCGTTCCATACTCTCAGCTACAGTATATCTGTTCAGGTCTTCTCATGTTTGTTTCTGCTGAAGTGCTTGAAG GCATCAACTTGTCACTGCTTTCACGAGTAATGTCATCGAGGCTTTCTCGAGGAACATATAATGGAGGTCTTCTATCTACAGAGGCTGGAACAATTGCAAGAGTGATTGCTGATGCAACTATTACCCTTGCCGGCTATTTGGGTGTGGGCAGATTACTAAATATCACCCTAGTTCCTTCTCTCTTCATTTGCATAATTTCCATCATTGCAACCTGCTATACCTACAACTCTTTATATTGA
- the LOC131643597 gene encoding ABC transporter G family member 4, producing the protein MEDLPSPLPPKTYKLTATSISYTKNLQTNNIIVAPFLIFKNCTPTPPTYILKDVSLTAYPSEILAIVGPSGAGKSTLLDILSARRLPLSGTLSLNSSPITNPSTFRKLSAYVPQHDACLPMLTVAETFAFSASLLKPKTIDIASIVSSLLNELRLTHLANTRLNHGLSGGERRRVSIGLSLLHDPAVLLLDEPTSGLDSSSAFKVMQTLKSTCVSYNRTIVLSIHQPSFKILSCIDRILLLSKGTVVHHGSLASLQSFLHSKGFTVPHQLNALEYAMEILNQLNMVSLSPMITPPSPPESPENSKSAIVSSVSDNIGRTKRKGKDLRYKSSRIHEICTLFKRFWKIIYRTRQLLLTNTAEALLVGLILGTIYINIGFDKEGIVKRSGLFAFTLTFLLSSTTETLPIFINERPILLRETSSGVYRLSSYLIANTLVFLPYLLVVAVIYSIPVYFLVGLCSSWFSFAYFVLVIWVIVLMANSFVLFLSSLAPNYIAGTSLLTVLLAAFFLFSGYFISKECLPKYWLFMHFFSMYKYALDALLINEYSCLATRCLIWFQENDHECMITGGDVLQKRGLHERQRWTNVYFLIGFFVFYRVLCFLVLLRKISRSKT; encoded by the coding sequence ATGGAAGATCTTCCATCACCACTTCCACCAAAAACATACAAACTAACCGCAACTTCAATCTCTTACACCAAAAACCtacaaacaaacaacatcatcgttgCACCATTTCTCATCTTCAAAAACTGCACACCAACTCCACCAACCTACATCCTCAAAGATGTTTCCCTCACAGCTTACCCTTCTGAGATTCTCGCCATTGTTGGTCCAAGTGGTGCAGGAAAATCAACTCTTTTAGACATTCTTTCAGCTAGAAGATTACCCTTAAGTGGAACACTTTCACTCAACTCTTCACCTATTACCAACCCTTCAACATTCAGAAAACTCTCAGCTTATGTTCCTCAACATGATGCATGTCTTCCTATGTTAACCGTTGCTGAAACTTTCGCCTTTTCCGCTTCTCTTCTTAAGCCTAAAACAATTGACATTGCTTCCATTGTTTCATCTCTTTTGAATGAGCTTAGACTAACACATTTGGCTAACACAAGGCTTAATCATGGTTTGTCTGGTGGTGAACGAAGAAGGGTCTCTATAGGACTCAGTCTTCTTCATGATCCTGCTGTTTTGTTACTTGATGAACCTACTTCTGGTCTTGATAGTTCATCTGCTTTCAAAGTCATGCAAACCCTTAAATCAACTTGTGTTTCGTATAATAGAACCATTGTTCTTTCCATTCATCAACCTAGTTTCAAGATTCTCTCTTGTATTGATAGAATCTTACTTCTTTCAAAAGGGACTGTTGTTCATCATGGAAGCTTAGCTTCACTTCAATCTTTCTTGCATTCAAAAGGGTTCACTGTTCCACATCAGCTCAATGCATTGGAATATGCTATGGAAATATTGAACCAATTGAATATGGTTAGTCTTAGTCCAATGATTACTCCACCTAGTCCACCTGAATCACCAGAAAATTCTAAATCTGCTATAGTTTCTTCTGTATCTGACAATATTGGAAGAACtaagagaaaaggaaaagatctcAGGTACAAGAGTTCAAGGATTCATGAGATTTGTACACTTTTTAAACGGTTTTGGAAGATCATATACAGAACAAGACAACTTCTTTTGACAAACACAGCAGAAGCACTTCTGGTTGGTCTTATTTTAGGAACAATTTACATCAACATTGGGTTTGATAAAGAAGGTATAGTGAAAAGGTCTGGTCTATTTGCATTCACTCTTACCTTCTTACTATCCTCCACAACAGAAACACTTCCAATCTTTATCAACGAGAGACCAATCTTGTTAAGAGAAACATCAAGTGGTGTTTATAGGCTATCATCTTATCTTATAGCAAACACACTTGTTTTCTTGCCATATTTGCTAGTAGTTGCTGTTATTTACTCTATTCCAGTTTACTTCTTGGTTGGTCTTTGTAGCTCTTGGTTCTCTTTTGCTTATTTTGTTCTAGTCATTTGGGTTATAGTTCTTATGGCAAACTCATTTGTCCTTTTCTTGAGTTCTCTAGCACCAAACTACATTGCTGGAACTTCACTCTTGACAGTGCTACTTGCAGCATTTTTTCTGTTCTCTGGTTACTTCATCTCCAAGGAATGTTTACCTAAGTATTGGCTATTCATGCACTTCTTTTCTATGTATAAATACGCGCTCGATGCGCTTCTTATCAACGAGTATTCTTGCTTAGCTACAAGGTGTTTGATATGGTTTCAAGAGAATGATCATGAGTGCATGATCACTGGTGGAGATGTGTTGCAGAAGAGAGGGCTCCATGAGAGACAGAGATGGACCAATGTGTACTTTTTGATTGGATTCTTTGTTTTTTATCGTGTCCTTTGTTTCTTGGTTTTGCTTAGAAAGATTTCAAGATCTAAAACATGA